A stretch of DNA from Desulfosarcina ovata subsp. ovata:
CGCCGCGGCCCTTGCCATGATCGCCGGCTGCCTCATCGGATACCCGACCCTGCGTATGCGCGGAGACTACCTGGCCATTGTCACCCTGGGGTTCGGCGAAATCGTACGCCTGATCCTGAACAACTGGATGTCCCTGACCAACGGCCCCAACGGCATTCTTGGTGTCAAGCCGCCCAGCATTATCATTCCGACCTTTGACGGCGGTTTCGGATTCGAGCTGTTCGTTCTGAAAAAATTACACTTTCTCTATTACATCGCCCTAGCCCTGGCGGTCGTCACCATCATTGCGGTGCGCCACCTGAACTATTCCAGAATCGGACGGGCCTGGGAATCGATCCGCGAGGACGAAACCGCCGCCGAACTGATGGGCGTCAACACCTTCCTGCTCAAGCTTCTGGCCTACGGCATGGGCGCGCTTTTCGCCGGACTGGCCGGGGCCTTTTTCTGTGCCCGCATGCGCTTTGTCAGCCCGGAGAGCTTCACCTTCCTGGAATCGGCCATGGTGCTCAGCATGGTGGTGCTGGGCGGCATGGGCTCCATTCCCGGCATTATCCTCGGTGCCGCCGCCCTGATCGTGCTGCCCGAGGTGTTCCGCGAGTTCGAACTCTACCGCATGCTC
This window harbors:
- the livM gene encoding high-affinity branched-chain amino acid ABC transporter permease LivM, producing the protein MIHEFKKIWKSYAIGLLWLMGIIWPLVGIHADGTLSFANAFTLWLYIAAASFVCLLLYVMNQSGSLKPVTTPLSAARSRVAATAGIVPTWFWILLALVLTGIFPVFTSRYAQDVAINVLIYICLGLGLNVVVGLAGMLDLGYIAFYGVGAYTYALLNIHFGMSFWLCLPIAAALAMIAGCLIGYPTLRMRGDYLAIVTLGFGEIVRLILNNWMSLTNGPNGILGVKPPSIIIPTFDGGFGFELFVLKKLHFLYYIALALAVVTIIAVRHLNYSRIGRAWESIREDETAAELMGVNTFLLKLLAYGMGALFAGLAGAFFCARMRFVSPESFTFLESAMVLSMVVLGGMGSIPGIILGAAALIVLPEVFREFELYRMLAFGMAMVVMMLFRPAGLIPAKRMGSRSEEREG